The Kineosporia corallincola genome segment ACGGCCTGGCTCGGGCTGTACCGCCGGGCCGCCGTGCACGTGGGTGAATGGGTGCTGGTGTTCGGGGCGGGGGGCGGCCTGGGCGGGGCCGCGGTGCAGCTCGCCCTGGCGGCCGGGGCCAAGGTGGTGGCCGTGGTGGGGGACGACGAGAGATTCCGGATCGCCCGTGGTCTGGGGGCCCACGTGGTGCTGCACCGGGGAACCATGGACGTCGAGAGCGCCGTGCGGGAGCTCACCGGCGGCAAGGGCGTGCAGGTCGTCTTCGATCCGGTGGGCGGGCCGATGTTCGAGCTGTCCTGCCGCCTGGTCGCGTTCGAGGGCCGCATCGTGGTGGCCGGGTTCGCCTCGCAGCAGGCCGTTCCGGTGGCGCCGGAGCAGGTGCGGGCCGCCAACTTCACCGTGCTCGGGGTGAACTCGGCGCTCTACCGCGAGCGTGAGCCGGAGCTGGTGCAGCGGGCCCACGCCGACCTGACGGCGCTGCTGGACGCCGGTGCTCTGCGCCCGCTGCTGAGCGAGACGCTGCCCTTCGAGCAGGCGGCGCAGGGGGTGTCCCGGCTGGCCGAGGGCTTGGCACACGGCCGGTTCTCGGTGCTGGTGGGCTGATCTGGCAACCCGCGGACCGGCGCCGGCCAGGCCCCTCCTCCTTCCCGGCGCCCGGTCCGGGGTGCTGTGGATTCATCGGTCACCCACAGCGACCCTTGAACAGGAAATCCCGCGATCGGGTGTGACTCGGGCCACGTGACCGTCGGTCGGCCTTCCGCCGACCCTCCGCCGCACGGCGGCCGGCCCGGATGCGGGACGATGGGCGGGTGCCTCGCCATCGTGTTCACATCCCGTTGCGCTGGTCGGACGCCGACGCCTACGGCCACATCAACAACGTGCAGTTCCTCCGGCTGCTGGAAGACGCCCGGGTCACCGCGCTCGGGGTGGACCTGCTCGACCACGCCCGCCGCCCGGACGGCGGTGCGCTGATGGTGTCCCGGCAGGAGATCGAGTACCTGGCGCCGCTGGCCTTCCGGATCCCGCCGATCGGCATCGACCTGTGGGTGACCCGCATCGGGGCCGCCGACTTCGAGCTGGCCTACGAGGTTCTCGACGGCGAACCGGGCGCCGAGACGGTGTGTGCGCGGGCCGAGACCACCCTGTTCTCCTTCGACCTGGACGGCGGCCGGCCGCGCCGGATCGACACCGCCACCCGGGAGAAGCTCACCGGCTGGATCGACGGGCCGCTGAACTGGAAGCGTCGCCGGCGCGAGCCGCAGGCCGCCCGGTGAACCTGCTGCTGCCCGACCTGGGCACCCTCTCCGACGTCCGCACCTTCGTGGGCCGCGCCCGGCAGGTGGACGAGAACGGCGCGATCCGGCTGGTCGCCTCCGGCCCGGTGCTGGCGATGTACGCCGCCGCGGTGCACGGGGGCGGCGGCCCGACCGTGCTGGCCCTGCGCGTGCTCACCCTGGCCGAGCCGGCCGAGGCCGACGCCACCGTGCCGCTGGCGTCGATGGCCGACCGGTTCGCCCGCATCGACCGGCTGATGGCGGGCAGCCGCCCCACCCCGAAGAGCATCGGGAAGCCGCTGGAGCTGCCGGTTCCGCCGACCACGGCGACCAACGCCGGCTGGGCCGGGGTGGTGCCGCCCCGCTCCGGCTGGAGTCTCGACGGCATGGTGCCCTGCCCGGTGCTGCGCACCGCGGCCCGGGCCGGGATCGAGGAGGTCGCGGCCGGGGCCCCGACCGGGTCCGGCGCCTCGGCGGTGGCCCGGCTACGCGCCCTGGTCTGGGGCAGGCCGCTGCTGGAGGGCAGCCCGGTGCCGGCCGGGGTGGCGTTCGCGGCGCAGGTGTTCGGCTTTCTCGGGGCCGGTGCCCCGGAGCCCGGCTCGGGCTGGGGCGACGACGTGGCCACCCTGCACTCGGCCGGGCGCTGGTGGCGGCTGAGCACCCCGCGGGGTCACGTGCTGGCGCGCACCAACCCGCTGGCCTGACCGGCGTCAGTCGGCGGTGTTCTGGAGGCTGAACGCCGCCCGCTCCAGGTAGTCCCAGAGCATCGCCTCGTGGGCCGGCGGCAGGTCGAGGCTGTCGACGCCCGCCCGCATGTGCTTCAGCCAGCGGTCGCGGGCGTCGGCGTTCACCCGGAACGGCACGTGCCGCATGCGCAGCCGGGGGTGCCCGCGCTCCTGGCTGTAGGTGGTGGGGCCGCCCCAGTACTGCTCCAGGAACTTCAGCAGCCGCTCCTGCGCCGGCCCCAGGTCTTCCTCCGGGTACATCGGGCGCAGCACCTCGTCCTGCGCCACACCCTGGTAGAAGGTGTGCACGAGCTTGGCGAACGTCTCCCGCCCGCCGACCGCCTCGTAGAAGGTGACCTGCTCGGGCCGGGGCCCGGTCGGCACGATGTTGAGCGACTCCTGATCCGCCATGCCTCCCAGTTTCGCCTATCGGCCTTCGAGCAGTGCCGCCAGCCCGGCCACCAGCACCTCGGTGGCGTGCCGCAGCGCGCCCTCCGGATCGGCCGACAGCCCGGTGGTCTCGCCCAGCGTGCCGGACACCCGCTCGGCCGTCGGGTGGTCGAGGCCGGCCATCGCCGTGGCCAGTACCGGTGAGATCTCGTTCCACCACTGGAGATCCGACTGCGAGGACTGCTCCCGCGCGCGGTTCAGCTCGACCGTCTCCCGGGCCAGCCCGGACACCGTGGCCAGCAGCGACGTGAGCGTGTGCTCCATCTCCAGGTCGCTCAGCCCGATCCCGTCCAGCGCCCGCAGCTCGGTCTCGTACTTGCCGGAGGCGCCCGGCCCGGGTACCGGCCGGCCGGGCCGCACGTCCACCGTCCAGGGGTGCCGCAGGTGGTGCTGCCAGTTGGCGGTGACGATGTGCCGCACCCGGTCACGCCAGTCGCTCCGCCCGGCGGGCAGGTCCTGGCCGGTGTAGACCTCGCCGGTCACCGCGTCGAGCATCAGCTCGATCAGCTCGGGCCGCCCGGCGATGTACGGGTACAACGTCATCGCGCTGACGTGCAGTTCCTCGGCCACCCGGCGCAGCGTGATGGCGTCGAGCCCTTCGTCGTCGGCCACCCGGATCGCCGCGTCGGTGATCAGTTTCGGCGTGAGCCCGGACCTCCCGGTGCTCACGGTGGGGCGCCAGAGCAGCCCGATCAGTTTCACCGGGTCGCCCTTTCGCTCCGCTCTCTTCGCCATCGGGTCAGTCTATGCGTTGCGTACAACGTAATTTACGTTGTACGTTCTGGCTGTGGGCGCCAACGGTGGACGTCGGTGGCCGGCGACGGTGATCGCCAGCCGGTGTGTGGGATCGCCGGTGGGGTCGTGCCCGGCCCGGTGATGGTGGCGCTACGTGGGATCGGTGGCCGGTCGCAGTGAATCGGACAAGCCGTCTACGGGGGAGGTTTCGGGATGGAGCGGACGGATGTTCGGGTCGAGGCGCGGGGGGTGCGCAAGACCTTCGCCGGGGCGCGGCGCCCGGCACTCGACGGGGTCGATCTCACCGTGCGGGCCGGGCGGGTGCTGGCGCTGCTCGGGGCGAACGGGGCGGGCAAGACCACGATGATCCGGATCCTCACCACACTGCTGGCGGCGGACGCCGGCACCGCACGGGTGGCCGGCTACGACGTGGCCACCCAGGGCGGGCGGGTGCGGGCCTCGATCGGGCTGGCCGGGCAGTACGCCGCGCTCGACGAGATCCTGACCGGCCGGCAGAATCTTGAGATGTTCTCAAAGCTGGCCGGGTACAGCAGAATACGGGCACGGGAACGGTCCGGCGAACTGCTGGCCGCGGCCGGTCTGGTCGAGGTGGCCGACCGGCCGGTGGCCGGGCTGTCGGGCGGGCTGCGGCGCCGGATGGACCTGGCTGCCTCACTGATCACCACTCCGGCAGTGCTTTTCGTCGACGAACCGACCGCCGGCCTGGATCCGCAGGCTCGGCGTGACCTCTGGGGCCGGCTGCGGGGGATGGCCGACGGCGGCGTCGCGATCCTGCTCACCACGCAGTACCTGGAGGAGGCCGACGCGCTCGCCGACGACGTGGTCATCCTGAAGGACGGCTCGGTGATCGCCCGCGGAACCCCGGCCGAACTGAAAACCCTGGTGGGAGAGCCCCGCTGGGTCATGCAGCAGCCTACCCTGGAAGACGTCTACCTGAAGGTGGTGGGGGAGTGAGCATCGTCCGGGAGGCCGTCGTCATCGCGGGGCGCACCGTTCTGCACTGGCGCGCCCGTCCCGGTGTTCTCGTCGTCCAGTTGTTGTTCCCCGTGATGATTCTGCTGATGATGGGCGGTCTGTTCGGCGGGGCGGTGGCCGGCGACACCGGTGACTACTTCGTCTACGTGCTGCCCGGGGTGCTGGCCCTGAACATGCTCTTCGGCATCGAGGGCACGATGGCGGCCCTGGCCTCCGACGCAACGAAAACCGTGACGGATCGCCTGCGTTCGCTGCCGATCTCCCCCGGATCGGTACTGCTGGGCCGGGTGCTCGCCGACCTGATGACGTCGGTGGTCGAGCTCGCCGCGCTCAGCCTGGCCGGTCTCGCGCTGGGCTGGCGCTGGCAGAACGGGATCGGGCCGGCGCTCGCCGCCTACGCCCTGCTGCTGGCGTTCCGGTTCGCCGTCCTCTGGGCGGGAGTGTTCCTCGGCCTGAGGGCGGGCTCGCCGGAGGCGCTCGCGGGTGTTCAGATCCTGGTCTGGCCGGTGGGTTTCGTGTCCACGGTGTTTCTCGACCCGCGCACCATGCCGGGCTGGCTCGGCGCTGCGGCCGAGCTGAACCCGTTGTCCGCGGTGGCCTCCACCGCCCGGGAGCTGTTCACCGGCACGTCGACGGACGGCGTGGGGTGGGGCGCGAGCCACGCCGTCCCCTACGCGATCGGCTGTCAGGTGGTGCTGGTGGCCGTGTTCTCGGTGCTGGGCGTGCGGGCCTACCGGGCGCTCGGCACCTGAACGACGCGTGTCCGAAGGATCCAAGACCCCGCTGTCCGCCGCGCCTAGCGTGGGGGAGATGAAGCTACGACTCGCCGTCATCGAACTCGTGGTCGCCGACATGGCCGCCACGCTGGCCTTCTACCGCCTGCTCGGGCTGGACCTGCCGGCCGGGGCCGGTGCCGAGCCGCACGTGCAGGCCGACCTGGGCGGCATCCAGATCGCCTTCGACACGGAGGAGACGATCCGGTCGTTCCACCCCGGGTGGACCAGGCCGGACAAGGGAGCCACGCAGTCGGCGCTCGCCTTCCTGGCCGGGTCCGCGGCCGAGGTGGACGAGGCCTACGCGGCGGTGGTCGGCGCCGGGTACCGGGGTGAGCTGGAACCCTGGAACGCGGTGTGGGGCCAGCGTTATGCCGTGGTGCGCGACCCGGACGGGAATCAGGTGGACCTGTTCGCCCCGCTCAGCTGACCGGGGGTGCGGCCGGTCAGGGCCTTCACCTCGCGGGACAGGTGCGCCTGGTCGCAGTAGCCGGTCTCGGCCGCCACCCGGGCCGGCGGGATCCCGGCCCGGGTGCGGGCCAGCGCCCGTTGCAGGCGCAGCACCCGCAGCAGGTGCCCGGCGCCGTAGCCGAACAGCTCCCGGCTTCGGCGCTGGAGCTGGCGCGGGCTCAGGCCCACCCGGTCCGCGGTCCGGGCCACCGGCGTCCCCGCGCCGATCAGGGTGAAAACTCTTTCCCCCAGCGGATCTTCCGGAGCCGGGGCGCGGCGCAGCCAGTTCTCCAGGGCCGTCGCACCGTCGGTGGCCACCCGCCGCTCCAGGGCGGCGGCCCGGCGGGTGCCCCACAGGTCGGCCAGGGGCACCCGCCGGTCGAGCAGTGCGTCGGCCGGCACGCCGAGCGCGACCGGCCCGGTGCCGGCGCCGAACCGCAGCGCCGTCCACCGTTCGCCGTCACCGCGCGGCACGTGCAGGTGGGCCGTGCTGTCGGGGCCGGCGACGTGCAGGTGTTCGCCGTCCCACATCAGGTCCAGGCAGCCGTCGGGAAGAATGAGTGACGGTGAGGAGCCCGCGCTCTGCCAGACGGTGACGCCGGGCCGGCCGGCGGGCCGCTCGGAGTACGTCATGACCACCCAGCCTAGGTGCTACCGGCCCAGCTCGCGCTCCTCCGGGTGACGCTTCGAGCTGGAGTCCGCGGTCGGGCTGGCCTCGGTCCCGGCCTCGGGCGAGGGCGGGGTGCCGAACGCCGGGCTCATCGGCGGGGCGGCCTCGCCCTGGCCGACGATCACGGTGCGCGGCGTGGAGTGCATGTAGATGCCCTCGCGGGCGAAGCGCAGGCGGATGCGGCGGCGCATCTCCCGGGCGACCGGTGCGGACTGGTCCGGGTAGGTCTTGATCACCATCCGCACCACCACGCTGTCCTGGGTCATCGTCTCGACGCCCCACAGCTCCGGGTCCTCCATGATCACGGCGCCGTACTTCGGCTCGGCCCGAACCTGGGCCGCGATCTCCTCGAGCAGGTCCTCCACGTGGTCGATGTCTTCGTCATAGGCCACGTTCACGTCGAGCACCGCCCGGGACCAGCCCTGCGAGTGGTTGCCGACCGACAGGATCTCGCCGTTGCGGACGTACCAGACCGTGCCGTTGAGGTCGCGCAGCTGGGTGACCCGCAGGCCCACCGCCTCGACCACACCGCTGGCCTCACCCACGTTGACCGAGTCGCCCACGCCGTACTGGTCCTCGAGGATCATGAACATGCCGGCCAGCACGTCGCGCACCACGCTCTGCGCGCCCAGGCCGAGGGCCACACCGATCACGCTGAGGCTGGCCAGCAGCGGCGTGATCTCCACGCCGATCTCGTCGAGCACCATCAGCCCGATGACGATGAAGATGACGACCGTGGTCACGCTGCGCAGCACCTGGGCTAGCGTGCGGGCCCGGGCCAGCCGGCGGGTCACCATCGGCGGGGTGGCGGCCTTCACCCGGGCGTCGTCCCGGCTCTCCTCGGCGGCCTCGCCGGTCTCCCGGCCCGGGGCCATGGTGCCGTTCGCGACCCGGTCGGCCAGCCGGCCGATCAGCCGGTGCACCACCTTCCGGATGGCCCAGCCGATCAGGACGATGAACGCGATCCGCAGCGGGGTGCCGAGGAAGAAGTCCAGCCACTGGCCGAGCCGGCTGCTGCCGGTCACCCGGAGGGTCAGGCCGCAGATCGAGAAGTCGTCCCGGGAACAGGTCTGGGTCTCGGTGCGGGTCTGGATGTCGGTGAACGCGCCGGTGATCTGGTCGGACAGGGAGGTGGCGCTCGGGCTCGCGGTGGCGGTGGCCGTCGCGCTGCCGGTCGGGGTGGGGGTCGGGGTGCCGGTGCCGGTCGGATCGGGGGTCGACGATGCGATCAGCGCGCTCAGCTGGACGTGTGCGGCGACGAGTGGGGCGGCGAACATTCGGCCGAGATTATCGCCGTCAGGTGACGGTGGAGAAACCTGGTTCGGTCGATTTCCGGACGAACCCGCCGCGGTTCACAGCTTGTCGGGGGCGAACGCATGAGGGACGACGGGGAGCCCGGCCCGGCGCCCCGCCGTCCACGGGGCGCCGGCCTCGGGTGAACTACCGGTCCCGCTGGTTCAGGTCCAGTCCGGTCTGCGCGGCCAGGAACGTCATGGTGTCGGTGGACAGGGCGATCGTGCGGGACAGCGCCCGGGCACCGTGACCGACGTCCTTCTCCCGGCGGATCAGGACCGGCCGGGCCTGCGGGTCACCGGTGGTGGCGTGCTGGAGCGCGGCGCACAGCTTGCGGGCGTGCAGCGGGTCCACCCGGGTGTCGCCGTCGAACACGGTGAACAGCGTGGCCGGGTAGTCCACACCCTCGCGCACCCGGTGATAGGGCGAGTAGCCGAGCAGCCAGCCGAACTGCTCCGGGTCGTCGGCCGAGCCGTACTCCACGTTCCAGGTGGCGCCCAGGCCGAACTTCTCGTAGCGGATCATGTCGAGCAGCGGCGCCGAGCAGACGATCGCCCGGTACAGCTCCGGGCGCTGGGTCAGCGCGGCTCCCACCAGCAGCCCGCCGTTCGATCCTCCCGAGGCCGCGAGCTGTGCGCTCGTCGTCCACCCGTTCTGGATCAGGTGCCCGGCGGCGGCGTGGAAGTCGTCGAAGACGTTCTGCTTGAGGCCGAGCATGCCGGCCCGGTGCCAGTCCTCGCCCTCCTCGCTGCCGCCGCGCAGGTTGGCCACCGCGTACACGCCGCCGGCCTCCGCCCAGGCCAGGATGCCCGCGGAATAGCCCGGCGTCATCGGCACGCCGAAGCCGCCGTAGCCGTAAAGGATGGTGGGGCGCGGGTTCCGGGGCCCGCCGGACTCGTCCAGCAGGTCGGCGCGCGAGGTGACGAACATCCGCACCGTGGTGCCGTCGGCCGAGGCGTACTCGATCTGCCGGGTGACCACCTCCGGCACCGCCACCGTGCCCGGCGGGGTGGCGTACAGCTCGACCCGGCCGGTCAGCCCGTCGAGCCGGTACACGTGCGGCGGGGTGACGTGATCGGTGTAGGTGAACCAGCACTCGTGCCCGCCCTCGGGCCGGGACACCAGACCGCCGACGGTGCCCACGCCGGGCAGCTCGATGCTGCCGCTCGCCCCCGGGTAGCGGGAACCGGAGTCCAGGTCGTGCACGCTGATCTCGGAGACCGCGTGCCGGGTCCACTTCGCCAGCAGCAGCGGGCTGTCGATCAGCTGCTCGCCGTCGAGCACCGTGTAGTCCTGGAGCACGGCCTCGTCGTGCTGCGGGATCAGGTCGCGCCAGTGCTCCGGGCCGGGCTCGCTGGGGTCGGTGACGGCCAGCCGGCCGCGCGGCGCGTCCAGGTCGGTGAACACGTAGAGCCGCCCGTCGCGGCCCACGTGCGCGCCGAACTGCGCGTCGAGACCGGTGGCGACGGGGCGGAAGTCGGGCTTGAGGTGGGCGCCCGGCGTGGCCAGGTCGGCGATCCAGGTGTCGTTGCGCGGCGCCGTGCCGACCGCCGCCGACACGATCAGCCAGCGCCCGTCGCGCGACAGGCCCACGCCGAAGTAGGTGCGCGGGTCGTGGCCGTCGCCGAATACCTGCACGTCGTGCGCCGGGTCGGAACCCACGCGGTGCAGCCAGATTCGCCGGTGGTACTGCTCCTCGCCGGCCGGCACCTCCTCCGGGGGCAGGCGGCGCACGTAGAAGAAGGCCGGCACCCGGCCCTCGCCGTCGGCGGCGGGCAGGCCGCCGGGGATCCACGAGACGGGGGAGTAGCGGGCCCGGTCGATCGGGCCGTCGACCAGCTCGCCGGTGGTGACGTCGACGATGCGCAGCACGCTCTCCTCGGTGCCGCCCTCGGAGAGCTGGTAGGCCAGCAGCGTGCCCTCGCGGTCGGGCTGCCAGGCGTCCAGGGTGGTGGTGCCGCTGCCGTCGATCGCGATCGGGTCGACCAGGGCGCGGCGGCCGTCCGACGAGGAGTCCTGCACGTAGAGCACGCTGTGTTCCTGGCCGGGCTCGCGGCGCATCGAGAACACCCGGCGGCCGCGCCAGATCGGCACCCCGACCACCCCGGCACCCATCAGCTCGCCCAGCCGGGCACCGAGCCGTTCCCGGCCGGGCCAGCCGGCCGAGGCGGTGGCGAAGAGCTCGTCCTGCTGCTGCGACCAGGTGACCGTGCGCTCGTCCGCGGCGTCCTCCAGCCAGCGGTACGGATCGGCCACCGGCCTGCCGTGCAGATCCTCGACCAGGTCGAGGCGCGGGGCCGGGACGACGGGGGCGGCGGAGGACGGGTTACTCATGGCTGACACAGTAGGCACAGTAAGGCCCGAACTCTGGCAGGATTCTGCGAAGACCCGAACCAGCCTTTGAACCGCCTCCTTGAACCGACACGACGGAAGCACAAGGGTGACCGAGCAGCGACCCCCTCAGGACAGCCCCATCGGCCCGGACGACGAGGGCTCCGTGTACGACATCAGCGCGCCCACCCCGCCCGCCGGGATCGCGCTGGGCGTGCCGAAGAGCGAACCCGCCTTCCTCCGGCCGAAACTGGTGGACGGAAACCTCGACCTGGACGCCCCCGCGCCCGACGAACTGGTACAGCTCGCCGACGGCCTCGGCGTCGCCACCGAGTTCAAGGACTGGAAGGGCAAACAGGTCCCGGTGGCCACCCGCACCATCTGCGGTGTGCTGGAGGCACTGGACATGCCGGTGCGCACCGGCGTGCACGTGCGGGCCGCGCTCGCCGAGCTGCGCCGCCGGCCGTGGATGAAGATGCTGCCCGACGTCACCGTGGTGCGGGAGGGCGACTCCACCGTCGTTCCGGTGCACATCGACGCCGAGCTGCCGCTGCACCGGCTGGAGGTGCGGCTCGAGACCGAGGACGGTTCGCTGCTGACGCTGCCGCTGGCGGCCGATCAGCCCGCGCCCGACGAGGCCCGGGCCACCTTCGACGGCCGCACCCTGCGCCGGGTGAACTTCCTGGTGCTGTCGGACATCCCGATCGGCTACCACACGCTGTGGGCCCGCTATCAGCCGCAGGCCCGGCACCCGGGCAGTGAGAACCCGGCGGCCACCGACGAGACCTTCCGGCCGTTCATCGTCACCCCGCGGCGCCTGGAACTGCCCGCCCCGGTGGCGGAGAGCCGGGCCTGGGGCTTCATGACGCAGCTGTACTCGGTGCGCTCGTCGCGGTCCTGGGGTCTCGGCGACCTGGGTGACCTGGCCGAGCTGACCGGCTGGAGCGCGCGGGCGGGCGGCGCCGACTTCGTGCTGGTGAACCCGCTGCACGCGGCCGAGCCGATCGCCCCGATGACGCCGTCGCCCTACCTGCCCACCACCCGGCGCTTCTTCAACCCGGTCTACCTGCGGGTGGAGGACATTCCCGAGGTCGCCTACCTGGCCTCCACCGAGCGGGCGATCATCGAGTGGCAGGCCGAGGCCATGCGGGCGCTGAACACCGACCCGCGCGAGCTCGACCGCGACGCCGTGTGGGAGGCCAAATCGGCTGCGCTGCAAACGGTCTTCGAGTTCCCGCGCAGTCGCGAGCGGCAGGCCTCGTTCGAGGCGTACTGCGTGCGTGAGGGCCAGGGGCTGGAAGACTTCGCCACCTGGAGCGCGCTGGCCGAGCGGTACGGGCTGCCCGCCGCGGACTGGCCGGCGCACCTGCGCGACCCGCACGGCGAGGCGGTGGCGCACGTGCGCGAGGAACTCGCCGACCGGGTGGAGTTCCACCGCTGGCTCCAGTGGTGTCTCGACCAGCAGCTGGCCCGGGTGGCCGAGGTGGCCCGGGACGCGGGCATGTCCGTCGGCGTGGTGCACGACCTGGCGGTCGGCGTGCACCCGGACGGCGCGGACGCCTGGGCCCTGTCCGACGTGCTGGCGATGGGCGTCACCGCGGGCGCCCCGCCGGACGCGTTCAACCAGCAGGGCCAGGACTGGTCGCAGCCGCCGTGGCGGCCCGACCGGCTGGCCGAGCTGGGCTACGCGCCCTACCGCGACATGCTGCGCACGCTGCTGCGGCACGCCGGCGCGCTGCGGATCGACCACATCCTCGGCCTGTTCCGGTTCTGGTGGGTGCCCGAGGGCAACTCCCCGGCCGACGGCACCTACGTGCGTTACGACCACGAGGCGATGATCGGCCTGCTGGCCCTGGAGGCGCAGCGGGCGGGCTGTTTCGTGGTCGGCGAGGACCTCGGCAACGTGGAGCCCTCGGCCCGGGAGTACCTGAAGGAACGCAGCGTGCTGGGCACGTCGATCCTCTGGTTCGAGCGCAACTACGAGGGCGACGGCAAGCCGCTGCCGCCCGAGGCCTGGCGGGAACTCTGCCTGGCCACCGTCACCACGCACGACCTGCCGCCCACCGCGGGCTATCTGGCCGGTGAGCACATCGAACTGCGGGAGCGGCTGGGCCTTCTCACCCGCACCTACGAGCAGGAGGCCGCGATCGACGCGGCCGAGCGGCAGGACGTGCTCACCCAGCTCACCCGGCTCGGGCTGCTGAAGATCGGTCCCACCGAACGCGACAAGGTGGAGGCGCTGCACGTCTTCCTCACCATGACGCCGTCGAAGCTGATCGGGGTGCAGCTGGCCGACGCGGTCGGTGACCGGCGCACGATGAACCAGCCGGGCACCAACGACGAGTACCCGAACTGGCGGCTGCCGATGGCCGACGGCGTGGGGCAGCCGGTGCTGCTCGACGACCTGATGGACTCGGCCCGGGTGCTGGGCCTGGTGCGC includes the following:
- the malQ gene encoding 4-alpha-glucanotransferase → MTEQRPPQDSPIGPDDEGSVYDISAPTPPAGIALGVPKSEPAFLRPKLVDGNLDLDAPAPDELVQLADGLGVATEFKDWKGKQVPVATRTICGVLEALDMPVRTGVHVRAALAELRRRPWMKMLPDVTVVREGDSTVVPVHIDAELPLHRLEVRLETEDGSLLTLPLAADQPAPDEARATFDGRTLRRVNFLVLSDIPIGYHTLWARYQPQARHPGSENPAATDETFRPFIVTPRRLELPAPVAESRAWGFMTQLYSVRSSRSWGLGDLGDLAELTGWSARAGGADFVLVNPLHAAEPIAPMTPSPYLPTTRRFFNPVYLRVEDIPEVAYLASTERAIIEWQAEAMRALNTDPRELDRDAVWEAKSAALQTVFEFPRSRERQASFEAYCVREGQGLEDFATWSALAERYGLPAADWPAHLRDPHGEAVAHVREELADRVEFHRWLQWCLDQQLARVAEVARDAGMSVGVVHDLAVGVHPDGADAWALSDVLAMGVTAGAPPDAFNQQGQDWSQPPWRPDRLAELGYAPYRDMLRTLLRHAGALRIDHILGLFRFWWVPEGNSPADGTYVRYDHEAMIGLLALEAQRAGCFVVGEDLGNVEPSAREYLKERSVLGTSILWFERNYEGDGKPLPPEAWRELCLATVTTHDLPPTAGYLAGEHIELRERLGLLTRTYEQEAAIDAAERQDVLTQLTRLGLLKIGPTERDKVEALHVFLTMTPSKLIGVQLADAVGDRRTMNQPGTNDEYPNWRLPMADGVGQPVLLDDLMDSARVLGLVRTIDSRLHPNDWIEPA